From Enterococcus wangshanyuanii, the proteins below share one genomic window:
- the plsX gene encoding phosphate acyltransferase PlsX, translated as MKIAVDAMGGDHAPQAIVEGVMLAKQDFPDIEFLLYGKETEIKKYVTDETNITIIHTDEKISSDDEPVKAIRRKKTASMVLAAQAVKNGEADAIFSAGNTGALLAAGLFIVGRIKNVERPGLMSTLPVMGQADGGFDMLDLGANADNKPEHLVQYAVLGSFYAEKVRNVKNPRVALLNNGTEETKGSELTKKAYELLSEESGINFIGNVEARDLLSGAADVVVTDGFTGNAVLKSIEGTALNMMNLLKTSILAEGVKGKMGALLLKNALRGMKNEMDYSKHGGAVLFGLKAPVIKTHGSTGPEAVRYTIRQIHTMLKTEVVPQLVSYYETKE; from the coding sequence ATGAAGATTGCTGTTGATGCAATGGGAGGCGATCATGCACCTCAGGCTATTGTTGAGGGTGTTATGCTGGCTAAACAGGATTTTCCTGATATTGAGTTTTTACTTTATGGGAAAGAAACTGAAATTAAAAAATATGTGACAGATGAAACGAATATTACGATCATTCATACGGATGAAAAAATCAGTAGTGATGATGAACCGGTCAAGGCAATTCGTCGTAAGAAAACAGCATCGATGGTTTTAGCTGCGCAGGCAGTGAAAAATGGAGAAGCAGATGCGATTTTTTCAGCTGGGAATACTGGAGCGTTGTTAGCTGCAGGATTATTCATTGTTGGACGAATCAAAAATGTTGAGCGACCTGGTTTGATGTCGACCCTACCTGTTATGGGTCAGGCAGATGGCGGATTTGATATGCTAGACTTAGGCGCAAATGCTGATAATAAACCAGAACATTTAGTTCAATATGCCGTGCTAGGCTCGTTCTATGCAGAAAAAGTAAGAAACGTGAAAAATCCTCGCGTTGCTCTTTTAAACAATGGCACAGAAGAGACAAAAGGTAGTGAATTAACGAAGAAAGCCTATGAGTTGCTTTCAGAAGAATCAGGAATCAATTTCATCGGTAATGTCGAAGCACGCGATTTATTGAGTGGAGCGGCAGATGTCGTCGTTACAGATGGATTTACAGGAAATGCTGTCCTGAAATCTATTGAAGGAACTGCTCTAAACATGATGAATCTGTTGAAAACCTCTATTTTAGCAGAAGGTGTCAAAGGAAAAATGGGTGCTTTGCTTCTAAAAAATGCCTTACGTGGAATGAAAAATGAAATGGATTACTCTAAACATGGCGGAGCAGTACTTTTTGGCCTAAAAGCACCTGTGATCAAAACACATGGCTCAACAGGACCAGAAGCCGTTCGTTACACGATCCGTCAAATTCATACAATGCTGAAAACAGAGGTTGTGCCGCAGCTTGTCAGCTACTATGAAACTAAGGAATAA
- a CDS encoding ABC transporter ATP-binding protein, with translation MSKENQLLDVQHLHTGFRLKDEYYDAVDDVSFELGTNEILAIVGESGCGKSTLATTIMGLHDANNTRVSGEILYKDLNLTTFNEQLYNKIRGNDIGMIFQDPLSALNPLMRIEDQIKESLTYHTDMTAEQKQARVLELLVQVGIPNPERVGKQYPHELSGGMRQRVIIAIAIACKPAIIIADEPTTALDVTIQAQILDLLKDLQEETGSGIILITHDLGVVAEMADKVAVMYAGQFVEVASAKELFDNPKHPYTRSLLQSIPQEDSKNSQLHVIEGVVPSLSKLPRTGCRFAPRIPWIPEAAHEETPVLHEVAENHFVRCTCYQHFQFRDEQEEM, from the coding sequence GTGAGTAAGGAAAATCAACTATTAGACGTTCAGCATCTGCATACTGGTTTTCGTTTAAAGGACGAATATTATGATGCAGTGGATGATGTGTCATTTGAGTTAGGGACAAATGAAATCTTAGCGATCGTTGGCGAATCAGGTTGCGGAAAAAGTACCTTAGCTACAACGATCATGGGGCTGCATGATGCGAATAATACTCGTGTCAGTGGAGAGATTCTATATAAAGATTTGAATTTGACGACCTTTAATGAGCAGCTATACAACAAAATTCGTGGAAATGACATTGGTATGATTTTCCAAGACCCATTATCGGCACTTAATCCTTTGATGCGGATCGAAGACCAAATCAAGGAGAGTCTGACATATCACACGGATATGACTGCAGAGCAAAAGCAAGCGCGGGTGCTTGAATTGCTTGTGCAGGTTGGAATACCTAATCCTGAGCGAGTAGGAAAGCAATATCCCCATGAGCTTTCTGGCGGCATGCGTCAACGTGTGATCATTGCAATCGCGATTGCATGTAAACCTGCGATCATTATTGCAGATGAGCCGACAACTGCATTAGATGTGACGATTCAGGCTCAAATTTTAGATCTTTTGAAAGATTTACAAGAAGAAACAGGTTCTGGCATTATTTTGATTACACATGACTTAGGTGTCGTAGCTGAGATGGCAGATAAAGTTGCGGTGATGTATGCGGGACAATTTGTGGAAGTGGCTTCTGCAAAAGAGCTGTTTGATAACCCGAAGCATCCATATACTCGTTCATTGCTGCAGTCGATTCCTCAAGAGGACTCAAAAAATAGCCAATTACATGTGATTGAAGGGGTTGTTCCTTCATTGAGCAAATTACCGAGGACAGGATGCCGTTTTGCACCTAGAATCCCGTGGATACCGGAAGCGGCACATGAAGAAACACCTGTTTTACATGAGGTGGCAGAGAATCATTTCGTTCGTTGTACCTGTTATCAGCATTTTCAATTTAGAGATGAACAGGAGGAAATGTAA
- the recG gene encoding ATP-dependent DNA helicase RecG — MDLSDDISVLSGVGPKRAENLKELGIQTIEDLLTYYPFRYEDIQEKELNEIQDQEKVTLKGLVVSEPVVSRYGYKKSRLMFRMMQDHAVINVSFFNQPYLKDKIVMSEEIAVYGKWDAKRKSLNGMKILAAKNDGEDFAPIYHVNKKVRQSSLIQLIRAGFDSYGDLIQEILPEELLEKYRLISRKEAIFAMHFPSDPQESHQAKRRVVFEEFFFFQLKMQGLKRQEKAEKNGMSIQYDVERLKEFTKKLPFELTAAQKKVTNEICRDLMSSNHMQRLLQGDVGSGKTVVAAIALYATMTAGFQGALMVPTEILAQQHMESLQQLYDPLEVRTALLTGSTKTKERREILAQLATGEIDIIIGTHALIQEDVVFHRLGLVITDEQHRFGVNQRRILREKGLKPDVLFMTATPIPRTLAITAFGEMDVSIIDEMPAGRIPIETRWIRPPQLDTVLEWMQKELARGHQAYVICPLIEESEALDVKNATEIFEHMSAFFNPDYQVGLLHGKMKNQEKDEIMQEFKENSLQLLVSTTVIEVGVNVPNATVMLIMDADRFGLAQLHQLRGRVGRGSDASYCILVANPKNEMGVERMKIMTETDNGFVLSEKDLELRGPGEVFGARQSGIPQFAVGDIVTDFNILEVARQEASEIWKKEQWWLLPEYSGAAEKIKPHEAEHQFFD, encoded by the coding sequence AACGATCGAAGATCTGCTGACCTACTATCCTTTTCGTTATGAAGACATTCAGGAAAAAGAGTTAAATGAGATTCAAGACCAAGAAAAAGTCACACTTAAAGGTCTCGTTGTTTCTGAGCCGGTCGTTAGCCGATACGGCTATAAAAAAAGTCGACTGATGTTTCGGATGATGCAGGACCATGCGGTGATCAACGTTTCCTTTTTTAATCAACCTTACTTAAAAGACAAAATCGTGATGTCAGAAGAAATTGCCGTGTATGGAAAATGGGATGCAAAAAGAAAATCGTTGAATGGTATGAAAATCTTAGCTGCCAAAAATGATGGGGAAGATTTTGCACCGATTTACCATGTAAATAAAAAGGTACGTCAAAGCAGTTTGATCCAGCTTATTCGTGCTGGCTTTGATAGCTATGGAGACCTGATTCAAGAAATTTTGCCGGAAGAGCTATTAGAGAAATATCGCTTGATTTCAAGAAAAGAAGCGATATTTGCAATGCATTTTCCGAGTGACCCACAAGAAAGTCATCAAGCAAAACGACGAGTTGTTTTCGAAGAATTCTTTTTCTTCCAGCTAAAAATGCAAGGCTTGAAACGGCAGGAAAAGGCTGAGAAAAACGGTATGAGTATTCAGTATGATGTCGAGCGCTTGAAAGAATTCACTAAGAAGCTTCCATTTGAATTGACAGCTGCACAAAAAAAAGTGACGAATGAAATTTGTCGGGATCTGATGAGTTCCAATCACATGCAGCGTTTACTACAAGGGGACGTTGGAAGCGGAAAAACAGTCGTTGCAGCAATCGCTCTGTACGCAACGATGACGGCTGGTTTTCAAGGTGCATTGATGGTACCGACTGAAATTTTAGCGCAACAGCATATGGAAAGTCTCCAACAACTATACGATCCGTTAGAAGTACGCACGGCATTACTGACAGGTTCGACAAAGACAAAAGAGCGACGTGAAATTTTGGCACAATTAGCAACAGGAGAAATCGATATAATCATAGGAACACATGCCTTGATCCAAGAAGATGTTGTTTTTCATCGTTTGGGCTTGGTTATTACCGATGAGCAGCATCGTTTTGGTGTGAATCAGCGGCGGATACTTAGAGAGAAAGGGTTGAAGCCTGATGTCTTGTTTATGACAGCAACGCCAATTCCAAGAACCTTGGCGATCACCGCTTTTGGTGAAATGGATGTGTCGATCATTGATGAAATGCCAGCAGGTAGAATCCCGATCGAAACACGCTGGATTCGTCCCCCACAATTGGATACTGTGCTTGAATGGATGCAAAAAGAATTAGCGCGCGGGCATCAAGCGTATGTGATTTGTCCGCTGATCGAAGAGTCAGAGGCGTTAGATGTTAAAAATGCAACGGAAATTTTTGAGCATATGTCTGCCTTTTTCAATCCAGATTATCAGGTAGGCTTGCTTCATGGGAAAATGAAAAATCAGGAAAAAGATGAGATCATGCAAGAATTTAAAGAAAATAGTCTGCAGTTACTTGTTTCGACAACTGTGATCGAGGTCGGAGTCAATGTTCCAAATGCTACAGTCATGCTGATCATGGATGCGGACCGTTTTGGTTTAGCACAATTACATCAACTGCGTGGTCGAGTGGGCCGTGGCTCAGATGCCTCGTATTGTATTTTAGTGGCGAATCCCAAGAATGAGATGGGCGTTGAGCGAATGAAAATCATGACAGAAACAGATAATGGTTTCGTATTGAGTGAAAAGGATTTAGAATTACGTGGCCCGGGAGAAGTTTTTGGTGCAAGACAATCTGGGATTCCGCAGTTTGCGGTTGGGGATATCGTGACGGATTTCAACATTTTGGAAGTTGCGCGGCAGGAAGCCAGTGAGATTTGGAAGAAAGAGCAGTGGTGGCTTTTGCCGGAATATAGTGGAGCAGCAGAAAAGATCAAGCCTCATGAAGCGGAACACCAGTTTTTTGATTAG
- a CDS encoding ABC transporter permease: MEKDEQVTVITEQIPPMGFRMIAREFKKDKLAIFSLTLLIIILMVVFIGALMTDQDKVMTVSILDKYAEPGGKFLLGADEGGRDVFGQLIIGARNSVVIGFAITIITSIIGVGIGIVSGYYGGFFDNAVMRIVDFIMILPIMMIIIVFVTIIPKYNVWSFIWIMSAFYWVAKARLFRSKTLSEVRRDYVSASKTLGTSDFKIMFREIMPNLSSLIITNLTINFAANIGIETTLTFLGFGLPTNVPSLGTLIGYASNGDVLANKTWIWVPASVLILVMMLCINYIGQAFKRSADARQRLG; encoded by the coding sequence ATGGAAAAAGATGAACAAGTAACAGTAATTACTGAACAAATTCCTCCGATGGGCTTTCGCATGATCGCAAGAGAATTTAAAAAAGATAAATTGGCTATATTTTCACTGACATTATTGATCATTATTTTAATGGTTGTTTTTATCGGTGCACTCATGACTGATCAAGATAAAGTAATGACCGTTAGTATTTTAGATAAATATGCTGAACCAGGCGGAAAATTTTTATTAGGAGCAGACGAAGGTGGTCGTGATGTATTCGGACAGCTGATCATCGGCGCTCGCAACTCGGTTGTGATCGGATTTGCAATCACGATCATCACGTCGATCATTGGAGTCGGAATCGGGATTGTTTCTGGTTATTATGGTGGTTTCTTTGATAACGCTGTGATGAGGATCGTAGATTTTATTATGATTTTACCGATCATGATGATCATCATTGTATTTGTTACGATAATCCCTAAATATAATGTGTGGTCGTTTATTTGGATTATGAGTGCTTTTTATTGGGTTGCAAAAGCTAGGTTATTTAGAAGTAAAACATTATCAGAAGTTCGCAGAGACTACGTTAGTGCCTCTAAAACGTTAGGCACAAGCGACTTCAAAATTATGTTTCGTGAGATCATGCCGAATCTAAGCTCATTGATCATTACGAATTTGACGATCAACTTTGCAGCGAATATCGGTATTGAAACGACATTGACTTTCTTAGGTTTTGGTTTGCCAACCAATGTTCCTAGTTTAGGGACTTTGATCGGCTATGCTAGTAATGGAGATGTTTTGGCTAACAAAACATGGATTTGGGTACCTGCATCAGTGCTGATTTTAGTAATGATGTTATGTATAAATTATATTGGTCAAGCGTTTAAGCGTTCAGCGGATGCCAGACAACGTTTGGGCTAA
- the opp4B gene encoding oligopeptide ABC transporter permease, with amino-acid sequence MWKTILRRVLFMIPQILILSVLIFILAKMMPGDPFTGLINPNTDPAVIEKMREAAGLNDPWTTQYVRWIGNVFHGDFGESFIFKLPVATLIGNRAVNTILLSLLTVVIMYAIALPLGVLSGRYQNSILDKFVVIYNFISFAVPPFIFALVMLFIFGYRLDWFPTTGSVSSGVDSGTVGYVWDRFYHLILPALSQALLGTAITIQYLRNEVIDSQSLDYVRTARSKGVPTNKVYTRHIFRNASLPIVSQLSYEITALISGSVVIERIFGYPGIGKLFIDSIGQRDYAVITSLVLILGVATLIGNLVSDIVMSIVDPRIRVQ; translated from the coding sequence ATGTGGAAAACAATTTTACGACGAGTACTTTTCATGATTCCTCAAATCCTGATTTTGAGTGTGCTGATTTTTATCCTTGCTAAAATGATGCCGGGCGATCCGTTTACTGGACTAATCAATCCAAACACAGATCCAGCTGTCATTGAAAAAATGAGGGAAGCCGCTGGATTGAATGATCCATGGACTACGCAGTATGTTCGTTGGATCGGGAATGTTTTCCATGGTGATTTTGGAGAGAGTTTCATTTTTAAATTACCAGTAGCAACTTTGATCGGTAATCGTGCAGTCAATACGATTCTTTTGTCATTATTGACCGTTGTGATCATGTACGCGATCGCTTTACCCCTAGGTGTTCTGTCTGGTCGCTATCAAAATTCGATTTTAGATAAATTTGTTGTTATCTATAATTTTATTAGCTTTGCTGTACCTCCGTTTATTTTTGCACTTGTGATGTTGTTTATTTTTGGGTATCGTCTGGATTGGTTTCCGACAACAGGTTCTGTTTCAAGTGGTGTTGATTCAGGGACAGTAGGCTATGTCTGGGATCGCTTCTATCATTTGATATTACCGGCGCTCTCTCAGGCTTTATTAGGGACAGCGATCACGATTCAATATTTACGTAATGAAGTGATCGATTCGCAATCATTGGACTATGTACGGACAGCTCGTTCCAAAGGTGTACCTACCAATAAAGTCTATACTCGACATATTTTTAGAAATGCTTCTTTGCCTATTGTTTCTCAATTAAGTTATGAAATTACAGCCTTGATCAGCGGATCAGTTGTTATTGAGCGGATTTTCGGGTATCCGGGTATAGGTAAGTTGTTTATTGATTCGATCGGTCAACGGGACTATGCAGTAATTACCTCCTTAGTATTGATTTTAGGTGTTGCGACGCTTATCGGGAATCTGGTTTCAGATATCGTGATGAGTATTGTAGATCCGCGAATTCGGGTGCAGTAA
- a CDS encoding ATP-binding cassette domain-containing protein, whose product MAEIIQIKDLKVHYPIRSGFFNRVTDHVLAVDGVDFIIEKGKTYGLVGESGSGKSTTGKAIIGLEKITSGSILYQNQEVTQARTRKAMKYNKDVQMIFQDSMSSLNPKKRVLDIIAEPIRNFERLSDQEEKKKVKGLLDIVGMPEDALYKYPHEFSGGQRQRLGVARAVATNPKLIIADEPVSALDLSVQAQVLNFMKNIQEEYGLSYLFISHDLGVVKHMCDNIAIMYKGRFVEIGTREDIYNDPKHIYTKRLLSAIPKIDVAHREAHKAERRKVEQEYIARQSEYYDENGRVYDLRKISPTHQVALKDGGAE is encoded by the coding sequence ATGGCAGAAATTATTCAAATCAAAGACCTGAAAGTTCATTATCCCATTCGCAGCGGCTTCTTTAATCGAGTGACAGATCATGTCTTAGCAGTTGACGGGGTTGATTTTATTATTGAAAAAGGCAAAACATATGGTCTGGTAGGTGAATCAGGTTCTGGAAAATCGACGACAGGCAAAGCGATCATCGGTTTGGAAAAAATCACCAGTGGCAGCATCCTTTATCAAAATCAAGAAGTAACACAGGCAAGAACACGAAAAGCAATGAAATACAACAAAGATGTCCAGATGATTTTTCAAGACTCTATGTCCAGTTTAAATCCTAAGAAGCGAGTCTTGGATATTATTGCGGAACCGATTCGTAATTTTGAACGGTTAAGTGATCAAGAAGAGAAAAAGAAAGTCAAAGGATTACTGGATATCGTTGGAATGCCTGAAGATGCATTGTACAAATACCCACATGAATTTTCAGGAGGTCAACGGCAACGTTTAGGTGTAGCTCGGGCAGTTGCTACGAATCCTAAGTTGATCATTGCAGATGAGCCTGTCTCGGCACTGGATTTGTCTGTTCAAGCACAAGTTCTGAATTTTATGAAAAATATTCAAGAAGAATATGGATTGAGTTATTTGTTTATTTCTCACGACCTAGGTGTTGTAAAGCATATGTGCGACAATATTGCGATCATGTATAAAGGACGGTTTGTAGAAATCGGGACTCGTGAAGATATCTATAATGATCCAAAGCATATTTACACCAAACGATTACTGTCTGCAATTCCTAAAATCGATGTTGCACATCGAGAAGCGCACAAGGCGGAGCGTCGCAAAGTAGAACAGGAATATATCGCTCGTCAAAGTGAATATTATGATGAAAACGGTCGTGTTTATGATTTACGTAAAATCAGTCCAACACATCAAGTGGCGTTAAAAGATGGAGGTGCAGAGTAA
- the acpP gene encoding acyl carrier protein, which yields MTREEVLEKVAKIISNHFDIEAEKVTDQLNIKDDLNADSISVMEFVLELEDEFGTEISDEDAEQIETVGAAVDYIMNHL from the coding sequence TTGACTCGTGAAGAAGTATTGGAAAAAGTAGCGAAGATTATCTCAAACCACTTTGATATTGAAGCTGAAAAAGTGACAGATCAATTAAACATTAAAGATGACTTGAATGCAGATTCTATTAGTGTAATGGAATTTGTTTTAGAGCTTGAAGATGAGTTTGGTACAGAAATTTCGGATGAAGATGCAGAGCAAATTGAAACAGTTGGTGCCGCTGTAGATTATATTATGAATCACTTATAA